The nucleotide sequence TCGCCCGTTCCACCTCTCCAGGCAGCCGTCACGGTACTTAGAGAACGGCGCTTATAGGGTGGGATTTGTGATCAGATTGCCCGGATCTGATAGCTGAATCACTGACCGGCTGACGCCGGTAGGATCAAGCGGTGGGGCTGAAGCCGTCCTTGTGGGTATGTCGGTCGAGGTAACGCATGATGATGTCATCGGTGATGTTGCCGGATGTGGTCGAGAAGTAGCCGCGCTGCCAGAAGCGTTGGCCCCAATATCGTTTGCGGATGTGCTCGAATTCCTGTTGGATCTTGCGGGATGAGCGCCCCTTGGCCCGGCGCACGAAGTCGCTGACCGAGACGTGCGGCGGGATTTCGACGAACATGTGTACGTGGTCCTTCGACAGCGCGCCGTTGATGATCTTCACGCCCATCTCGGCACAGACCTGACGGATGATCTCGCGCACCCGTAGCCGAACATCGCCGATCAGCACCTTGTACCGATACTTCGGCGCCCAAACGAGATGGTAGCGATGATGGAATGTGGTGTGACAACCGGACCGATACGCCATAGCCTGTAACCTCGGGAAAAGCGGAAGCTTCACGCCTTCGGCGGCTTCCGCTTTTCCCGAGGTTACAGGCTAGCACGCGAGTCTGTGGCTGAAGCCAGTATCCGACTGAAGTCGGAGGGGTTCCTCCTTGCTAGAGGACTCTAAAGGTCAAACTGTCGACGCTCCAAAGAGGCTGGGGAGGGGAGGGGGAGTCATCCTCG is from Roseomonas aeriglobus and encodes:
- the tnpA gene encoding IS200/IS605 family transposase encodes the protein MAYRSGCHTTFHHRYHLVWAPKYRYKVLIGDVRLRVREIIRQVCAEMGVKIINGALSKDHVHMFVEIPPHVSVSDFVRRAKGRSSRKIQQEFEHIRKRYWGQRFWQRGYFSTTSGNITDDIIMRYLDRHTHKDGFSPTA